The genome window TCACGGTGTAGGTTCTGCGGCAGTTCTGCACGCACGCCCCACGGTTGGCTGATGAGTTATTGGTATGCAGACTCAAATAGCACTTACCCGAAACGGCCATGCAAAGCGCGCCATGTGCGAAGATCTCAATACGCACCAACTCCCCGCTCGGCCCGGTCACCTGATTGCGCTCAATGCCTTTCACGATGTCCTTCACCTGCTTCAGGCTCAGCTCACGCGAAGTGACCATTACATCTGCAAAGTTCGAGAAGAACTCAACCGTTTCGAGGTTCGTCACATTGGTCTGGGTACTGATGTGCACCTCCACTCCTTGCTTGAACGAATAGTTGATCACGGCCTGATCGGAAGCAATGATGGCCGTTACGCCAGCTTTCTTCACGCCATCCACTATCCGCTTCATCAGCGACAGGTCGTGGTCATAAATAATCGTGTTCAACGTCAGATAGGTCTTCACACCCTTCGGTTCGCAGATCTCCACGATCTTCTCCAGATCCTCGAACACGAAATTGTTGGCCGCACGGGCTCGCATGTTCAATTGTTCAATTCCGAAATACACCGAATCGGCACCGCCCTGTATGGCCGCCATCAGCGAATCGAACGACCCCGCAGGGCTCATTACTTCAATATCTCCCGTCATTACTTGATGGTTTGGGGCGTGAAGATAGGGAAGGTATTAAGTTTTGTCGAGAACCGTCTTTCAGTCACAAAAATCGGAGTCTGCTTCTTTTCATGATATGAATTACACGTTTGGATCTGGTGAAACCCGCTTCCACCCATCCGCTTTTCTGTCAACGGATTTTCCATTCACTTCGGTGATCACCCATTTTCCTTTGGGCGCTTTCGTATCGAAAAGAATTTCCGTGCGAGAACTTTTGAAAACACCTTCTGAAAGCTGTGGGGTTTGCGCTTCCAGCTGCCGCAGATCCACGCTTTCTGTCGGTAGGTAAATAAGTCCGAAGTCTTCTTCTGAATAGGTGACCACGGTGAGTTTTTCGCTTGGGCGGAACAGTTTCCAATCACCAATAGAATCAACCGCTTGGTACTGTGGCGGAACATGTACGGTACTTCTCCCAACGGCAAACCGATGATACACACCCGTGTTGTTCCAATGCTGCCATTTACCCTTGCCTTTGATGTAAAAGCAACTGTCAATATCCGTGGCACCGTCATCCAACATCAACACAATGGGCCGCGCTACGATCTGCGATGCTTCTCCGCGTTGGAATCCTCCCGCAGAAAGCAGAAAACCGTTACCTCGGCTGTGTATCTCTGGGCTGCTTCCCTTTCCGTGACCGATGAGCAATAGCCGCTCCGAATCATCCTTTTTCCAAATTTCGGATGGCGGTCTGTAATCGAACACCAATGCCGAGAATGCCTGATGCAGGTTCTCTGGAATCGCATCCACATCGAATGCTCCTTTCTCTTTTTCCAAGAACCAGGTCTTGATCATGCTGCTGCTGGCATTATCCACCAAGGATGTCTTTTCGGCCCGTTCCATCCTTCTTCTGAACGGGGAACTCTTTCGGAAATCGGAACTGGTCTGTAGATATTCCCAAACCCATTCATCAAGCGTTTCCGCAGCCTTGGCTTTCAGCTCTTGCGAATGGGCATACGAATACAACACCAGCAACGCACTGATGGTGTAACCCTCGTACGGCTTGGCGTTGAACTCATACGGCCCTGTCAGTTGTAATTCCTCCAAGTTATCGAGCAGAAACTGCTCCATGCCATTCTGCCTGTTATCGAATTCTGGGGCATCATTTCCGTGTTCGTGCAACCATTGGTTTTTGAGGTATTGCGAGATATTGGTCATGAGGATGTGGTTCTCCGTATCCTTCATGATGTGCATGGTATGAGGCGTTTTGGTATGCGGCCTCCCTCCTTCTTCAATCAATAGATTATCGGCAATGTAATCGGCCGTTTTAGGCCAAAGTGTAGCGGTATCTTTCTCAAATCGGAACAGAATGGCCGAAAGTAGGATGGTTGTGAAATCGTAGTCCCCGTTCGGATTGAGAAAGCCGCTGGTTCCGCTGTTTCCCCACGGAACGGAATTCAACAGAAACTCATTCACTTCTTTGATGTCCCGACCTGCAACAAGTTTGGCCAGCAATGTTCTCGGAGAGCTTGTCTTGGCTTTCTGCGAAGGATCGATAAGATCCTGCTCCGCAAAGTGCAGTACCAACGGATGATTCTTCAATGCTTCATCTGAGATGCGCTGCGAATGCTCGCTATAAGTCGGAAACTCCGTTGGTGGGATTTTCCTGTAACTGTTCTGCCAACTGTTTCCGAAGTAATAGGCACAGCCGCTGAGGCTGAAGAGTAGAATAGACAGTATGAGATAACGCATCACGCAAAGCTATTATTCGTGAGGCTTTGCAGGATTAAGGTTTTCTTACCTTGGCACCTCAGAATGGCAAGCAAGCTCGAGAACAATTCGCTGCAGTTGGGAACCATGCCCGTGTTCCTCACTTCCATTGCCACCATTTTGGGCGCCATCCTTTTCCTACGTTTCGGGTATTCGGTTGCCAACGTCAGTCTGCTGGGAACATTTGCTTTGGTGCTTATTGCACACTTGGTAACGGTGCCAACAGCGTTGGCGGTGTCCGAAATTGCCACCAACCAAAAGGTGGAAGGTGGCGGCCTGTACCATATCATCTCACGCTCGTTCGGGTTGAACATCGGTGCGGCCATCGGTATTGCACTGTATCTGAGTCAGGCCATCAGCATTGCCTTCTACGTGGTGGCTTTCACCGAAGCATTCATGCCGTACATTAACCAATGGGCGGAAATGCTCGGTTACCGCATCCTTTACACACAGGCGGTCAGTATTCCTACAGCCGTTATCCTTTGTGGACTGATGCTTTACAAAGGCGCAGATATTGGCATCAAACTGCTGTATCTGGTCATTATCCTGCTGACGGCCTCTTTGGCCATGTTCTTCATGGGTTCTACGGGATATGTGGCGAGTTCCAGTTCGCTCACAGACACCATTTCCAATTCGGATGATTTCTTTCAAGTGTTCGCCATCTGTTTCCCAGCGTTCACGGGCATTGCAGCAGGCATCGGACTCTCAGGCGACCTGAAAGACCCGAAAGTGGCCATTCCGAGAGGAACCATTGTGGCCACTATCGTTGGAGGCGTCATCTACATGGGCGTGGCCTACAAACTCTTCATTTCGGCTTCGCCAGAAGATCTGGGAAGTGATATGATGATCATGGAGAAGATCGCGCTTTGGGGGCCGATCATCCCAATAGGGTTGGCAGCAAGTACGCTTTCGTCTGCGTTGGGTTCGGCCATTATCGCACCACGTACGTTACAAGCCATTGGCAACGACCGCATTTTTCCTTCGGATGCGGTGAACAGCTGGCTGGCCAAAGGAACCGAGAAAGGCAACGAACCGATCAACGGTTCTCTCATCACCACGGGACTTGCCTTGTTATTCGTAGCAGTCGGTTCGGTGGATTTTGTGGCCGAGATCATCACCATGTTCTTCATGGTCACCTACGGTGCCATCTGCCTCATTTCTTTCTTGGAACACTTCGCGGCAGATCCATCTTACCGACCTACGTTCCGCTCGCGTTGGTACCTTTCTTTGCTTGGCGCAGTGCTGAGCGTTTGGCTCATGTTCAAGATCAACACGCCTTATGCGATTGCTTCGCTCAGCATCATGCTCTTGATCTATTTCGGAGTAACGTTCCTAAGTCCGCAGAAAACGCAGATGGCCAAGGTCTTCCAAGGTGTGATCTTTCAGTTGAGCAGACGTTTACAGGTATTCCTTCAGAAATCGGACACAGGCGATGACAGCGACCATTGGCGCCCAAGCGTGGTGTGCATCACCAGCCATTCATTCGAACGCTTTGCCGCCTTCGACATGCTTCGATGGATCTCGCACAAATACGGATTCGGAACATTCATCCACCTAATTGAAGGTTATCTCTCCAAAAAGACCCATAAAGAGGCTAAAGTGGCGTTGCAACGTCTGATAAAGATGGCAGAGCATTCGAGCAGCAATGTTTACCTCGATACGCTCATCAGCCCATCCTCCACTTCGGCCATTGCGCAGGTCATTCAACTTCCGGGCATTTCGGGCAAAGACAATAACATGCTGATGTTCGAATTTGCGCGCAGCCATCCGCAGGACCTTGACCAGATCGTAGAGAACTACTCCCTCATCCGTTCGGTGAATTTCGACACGGTGATCCTCGGCAGCACCGAAAAAGGCTTCGGCTATCACAGCCAAATGCACATTTGGATCACGCCAACCGATTTCGAGAATGCGAACCTGATGATCCTCTTGGGCTACATCATTCTCGGCCACCCAGAATGGGCCGAATGCGAGATCAGCATCAACGCCATTGTACGCGAAGAACGCATGGAGGAACAGAAGCAATACCTGATGGATCTGACCACCAGCGGCCGCTTGCCCATCTCATCCAAGAACATCAACATTATTGTGCAGGAAGAGAACCACAACTTCCGCGATATTGTGTGCGAACGTTCGAAGGAGGCTGACCTCATCCTTATTGGTTTCCGTGGTGAGACCATGAAGCGTAAAGGTGCCGAGACATTTGAAGGTTACGATGGGTTGGGAAACATCCTCTTCGTTCATGCGGTGAGCGAGAAGGAGATCAATATGCTTTAAAAACGAAGGCCCGACCAAATGGTCGGGCCTTGCTCCCATCTCATCCGATCTTAATCGGAATTGTGACCTTCGAGTTCACTTTCAAACCCGATATTTCCGCAGGTTTCCATCTTGGCATTTTCTCAAACACCTTCAGGATCCGTTGTTTCAGTTGCCGGTCGTTGCAACCATGGATCTGAACATCCGTGATGGAACCATC of Flavobacteriales bacterium contains these proteins:
- a CDS encoding U32 family peptidase; this encodes MTGDIEVMSPAGSFDSLMAAIQGGADSVYFGIEQLNMRARAANNFVFEDLEKIVEICEPKGVKTYLTLNTIIYDHDLSLMKRIVDGVKKAGVTAIIASDQAVINYSFKQGVEVHISTQTNVTNLETVEFFSNFADVMVTSRELSLKQVKDIVKGIERNQVTGPSGELVRIEIFAHGALCMAVSGKCYLSLHTNNSSANRGACVQNCRRTYTVTDEEGNQLEIDNEYIMSPKDLCTIGFLDQVIDAGVKVLKIEGRGRAPEYVKEVTKCYKEAVESIQDGTYTKEKIEGWNERLATVYNRGFWDGYYLGRELGEWSPGHGSQATTKKKYIGKGVKYFPKINVAEFKMESHSLKVGDKIIVTGPTTGVVEKIIEELRVDDKSVDVVEKGVSFSIAIDEIIRPSDKLYRVETP
- a CDS encoding amino acid permease — encoded protein: MASKLENNSLQLGTMPVFLTSIATILGAILFLRFGYSVANVSLLGTFALVLIAHLVTVPTALAVSEIATNQKVEGGGLYHIISRSFGLNIGAAIGIALYLSQAISIAFYVVAFTEAFMPYINQWAEMLGYRILYTQAVSIPTAVILCGLMLYKGADIGIKLLYLVIILLTASLAMFFMGSTGYVASSSSLTDTISNSDDFFQVFAICFPAFTGIAAGIGLSGDLKDPKVAIPRGTIVATIVGGVIYMGVAYKLFISASPEDLGSDMMIMEKIALWGPIIPIGLAASTLSSALGSAIIAPRTLQAIGNDRIFPSDAVNSWLAKGTEKGNEPINGSLITTGLALLFVAVGSVDFVAEIITMFFMVTYGAICLISFLEHFAADPSYRPTFRSRWYLSLLGAVLSVWLMFKINTPYAIASLSIMLLIYFGVTFLSPQKTQMAKVFQGVIFQLSRRLQVFLQKSDTGDDSDHWRPSVVCITSHSFERFAAFDMLRWISHKYGFGTFIHLIEGYLSKKTHKEAKVALQRLIKMAEHSSSNVYLDTLISPSSTSAIAQVIQLPGISGKDNNMLMFEFARSHPQDLDQIVENYSLIRSVNFDTVILGSTEKGFGYHSQMHIWITPTDFENANLMILLGYIILGHPEWAECEISINAIVREERMEEQKQYLMDLTTSGRLPISSKNINIIVQEENHNFRDIVCERSKEADLILIGFRGETMKRKGAETFEGYDGLGNILFVHAVSEKEINML